The proteins below are encoded in one region of Microbispora sp. NBC_01189:
- a CDS encoding DNA-3-methyladenine glycosylase I produces MVTGDGRVTPVIRCGWAGSTPDYVAYHDEEWGRPVRGDDLVFERITLEAFQSGLSWLTILRKRENFRKAFAGFSIPAVAAFGEADVERLLGDTGIVRNRAKIEAAVANARAAAELPGGLSALVWRHAEEPRRVAPATLADVPARTPGSVALAKALKKNGFRFVGPTTAYALMQAIGLVNDHVAGCHVRDAVTALRGA; encoded by the coding sequence ATGGTGACCGGCGACGGCCGGGTGACCCCGGTGATCCGGTGCGGCTGGGCGGGTTCCACGCCGGACTACGTCGCCTACCACGACGAGGAGTGGGGCCGCCCGGTCCGCGGCGACGACCTCGTCTTCGAGCGGATCACCCTGGAGGCGTTCCAGTCCGGCCTGTCGTGGCTGACGATCCTGCGCAAGCGGGAGAACTTCCGCAAGGCGTTCGCCGGGTTCTCGATCCCCGCCGTGGCGGCGTTCGGCGAGGCGGACGTGGAGCGTCTGCTCGGCGACACCGGCATCGTGCGCAACCGCGCCAAGATCGAGGCCGCGGTCGCCAACGCCCGGGCCGCCGCCGAGCTGCCGGGCGGGCTGTCGGCGCTCGTGTGGCGGCACGCCGAGGAGCCCCGGCGCGTCGCCCCGGCCACCCTCGCCGACGTCCCCGCCCGCACCCCCGGCTCCGTCGCCCTGGCCAAGGCGCTGAAGAAGAACGGCTTCCGCTTCGTCGGGCCCACCACGGCGTACGCCCTGATGCAGGCCATCGGGCTGGTCAACGACCACGTCGCCGGCTGCCACGTCCGCGACGCCGTCACCGCGCTCCGCGGCGCCTGA
- a CDS encoding TIGR00730 family Rossman fold protein, with amino-acid sequence MFVCVYCSSSQRIDRKYADLAREVGTELARRGHGLVSGGAVVSCMGEVARAVRAGGGHTVGVIPRVLVDIEIADTDSDELIVAADMRERKGVMDARSDAFLVLPGGIGTLEELFEIWTSRVLGMHERPLVVLDPWGLYGPLRVLVDGMYEQGFLRPDAFDAIAWATTVEEALDLLERRVPHLRPTGEELGESSP; translated from the coding sequence GTGTTCGTCTGCGTCTACTGCTCGTCCAGCCAGCGGATCGACCGGAAGTACGCCGACCTCGCCAGGGAGGTCGGCACGGAGCTGGCCCGCCGGGGCCACGGCCTCGTCAGCGGCGGCGCCGTCGTCTCCTGCATGGGTGAGGTCGCGCGGGCCGTCCGGGCGGGCGGCGGCCACACGGTCGGCGTCATTCCCCGGGTGCTCGTGGACATCGAGATCGCCGACACCGACTCCGACGAGTTGATCGTCGCCGCGGACATGCGCGAGCGCAAGGGGGTCATGGACGCCAGGTCCGACGCCTTCCTCGTGCTTCCCGGCGGCATCGGCACGCTGGAGGAGCTGTTCGAGATCTGGACCTCCCGAGTGCTCGGCATGCACGAACGGCCGCTGGTCGTGCTCGACCCCTGGGGGCTCTACGGACCCCTGCGCGTCCTGGTCGACGGCATGTACGAGCAGGGTTTCCTGCGGCCTGACGCCTTCGACGCGATCGCGTGGGCGACCACCGTGGAGGAGGCCCTCGACCTGCTCGAACGGCGGGTCCCGCACCTGCGCCCCACCGGAGAGGAACTCGGCGAGAGCTCCCCCTGA
- a CDS encoding leucyl aminopeptidase family protein encodes MPIETTPVLSGPRTAGPAPEADIVAVPFGPGRTPPAVPGVELPVPADALLAQYEAKGEPGEVVEATALREGGLRRVLLYGVGDGSPGALRRAGAAVARRARRRASLSVVVPSGEDFGEDFEGAFKGATASLVEGALLASYSFAIGDGRAGGPVREIVFVGGDERELRRGEALARATALARDLVNTPASVKTPAWLADQAKEVAAGAGLDVRVWAEPELGEFGGIRAVGQGSVNPPRLVQLSYTPENPRAHVVLAGKGITFDSGGLSLKPTEGMKTMKTDMAGGAAVIAAMSALADFDVPVRVTGLVACAENSISGSAQRPGDVIRQYGGRTVEVLNTDAEGRLVLADALAYADAELDPDVVIDVATLTGAAKIALGPTIAALFSTDEALAAGLAGAGEATGERLWRMPLVDDYRAMLDSEVADLANVDRAMSGSAGSIVAALFLREFAGGRPWAHLDIAGPARAGSDEGEITRGGTGFGVRLLLRYLTA; translated from the coding sequence GTGCCCATCGAGACCACGCCGGTCCTCTCCGGCCCCCGCACCGCCGGGCCCGCGCCGGAGGCGGACATCGTGGCCGTGCCCTTCGGCCCCGGCCGGACCCCGCCCGCCGTGCCCGGGGTGGAGCTGCCGGTGCCGGCGGACGCGCTGCTCGCGCAGTACGAGGCCAAGGGCGAGCCCGGAGAGGTCGTCGAGGCGACCGCCCTGCGCGAGGGCGGGCTGCGGCGCGTCCTGCTGTACGGAGTCGGCGACGGTTCGCCCGGCGCGCTGCGCAGGGCCGGGGCGGCGGTCGCGAGGCGGGCCAGGCGCCGGGCGTCGCTGTCGGTCGTGGTCCCCTCCGGGGAGGACTTCGGGGAGGACTTCGAGGGAGCCTTCAAGGGAGCAACGGCGTCGCTGGTGGAGGGGGCGCTGCTGGCGTCGTACTCGTTCGCCATCGGCGACGGCCGCGCGGGCGGGCCGGTGCGGGAGATCGTCTTCGTCGGCGGGGACGAGCGGGAGCTGCGGCGGGGCGAGGCGCTCGCGCGGGCCACCGCGCTCGCCCGCGACCTCGTCAACACCCCCGCCAGCGTGAAGACCCCCGCCTGGCTCGCCGACCAGGCGAAGGAGGTGGCGGCCGGCGCCGGACTGGACGTGCGCGTCTGGGCGGAGCCCGAGCTCGGCGAGTTCGGCGGCATCCGGGCCGTCGGCCAGGGGTCGGTGAACCCGCCGCGCCTCGTCCAGCTCTCCTACACGCCGGAGAACCCGCGCGCCCACGTGGTGCTCGCCGGGAAGGGCATCACGTTCGACTCGGGGGGCCTGTCGCTGAAGCCCACAGAGGGCATGAAGACGATGAAGACCGACATGGCCGGCGGCGCCGCCGTCATCGCCGCGATGAGCGCCCTGGCGGACTTCGACGTGCCGGTGCGGGTGACCGGGCTCGTGGCCTGCGCCGAGAACTCCATCTCCGGCTCCGCGCAGCGCCCCGGCGACGTCATCAGGCAGTACGGCGGGCGGACGGTCGAGGTGCTGAACACCGACGCGGAGGGCCGCCTGGTGCTGGCCGACGCGCTGGCGTACGCGGACGCCGAGCTCGACCCCGACGTCGTGATCGACGTCGCCACCCTGACCGGCGCGGCCAAGATCGCCCTCGGCCCGACGATCGCGGCCCTCTTCTCGACCGACGAGGCGCTGGCCGCGGGCCTGGCCGGCGCGGGGGAGGCCACCGGGGAGCGCCTGTGGCGGATGCCGCTGGTCGACGACTACCGCGCGATGCTCGACTCCGAGGTGGCCGACCTGGCGAACGTCGACCGGGCGATGTCGGGGTCGGCGGGGTCGATCGTGGCGGCCCTGTTCCTGCGCGAGTTCGCCGGCGGGCGGCCCTGGGCGCACCTGGACATCGCGGGTCCCGCGCGGGCGGGCTCCGACGAGGGTGAGATCACCAGGGGCGGCACCGGCTTCGGCGTCCGCCTGCTCCTGCGCTACCTGACCGCCTGA
- a CDS encoding TIGR00730 family Rossman fold protein, whose product MNNSRPERRQGPSLVRGGLVPESTHDQRLLDRRGPTGWLHEDPWRVLRIQSEFVEGFGALADLPPAVTVFGSARTGPDTAEYELGVKVGAALAKAGYAVITGGGPGVMEAANRGALEAGGVSVGLGIELPHEQRLNDYVDLGIEFRYFFVRKTMFVKYASGFVALPGGFGTLDELFEALTLVQTRKVTSFPVIMMGVAFWTPLIDWIRDILMASGKISPQDVELVSVTDDPDEAVRTIMEADRRATND is encoded by the coding sequence ATGAACAACTCCCGACCCGAACGCCGGCAGGGCCCGTCGCTGGTTCGCGGCGGCCTCGTCCCCGAATCCACCCACGACCAGCGCCTGCTCGACCGCCGGGGCCCCACCGGCTGGCTGCACGAGGACCCCTGGCGGGTCCTGCGCATCCAGTCCGAGTTCGTGGAGGGCTTCGGCGCCCTCGCCGACCTTCCTCCGGCCGTGACCGTCTTCGGGTCGGCCCGCACCGGTCCCGACACCGCGGAGTACGAACTCGGGGTGAAGGTCGGCGCGGCGCTCGCCAAGGCGGGCTACGCGGTGATCACCGGTGGCGGCCCCGGGGTGATGGAGGCGGCCAACCGCGGCGCGCTGGAGGCGGGCGGCGTGTCGGTGGGCCTCGGCATCGAACTGCCGCACGAGCAGCGGCTCAACGACTACGTCGACCTCGGCATCGAGTTCCGCTACTTCTTCGTCCGCAAGACGATGTTCGTGAAGTACGCCAGCGGGTTCGTGGCCCTGCCCGGCGGGTTCGGCACGCTCGACGAGCTGTTCGAGGCGCTGACCCTCGTCCAGACGCGGAAGGTGACCTCGTTCCCGGTGATCATGATGGGTGTCGCCTTCTGGACCCCGCTGATCGACTGGATCCGCGACATCCTGATGGCGTCCGGCAAGATCTCCCCGCAGGACGTCGAGCTGGTCTCGGTCACCGACGATCCCGACGAGGCCGTACGGACCATCATGGAGGCGGACCGCCGCGCCACCAACGACTGA
- a CDS encoding DUF3117 domain-containing protein, with amino-acid sequence MAAMKPRTGDGPLEVTKEGRGIVMRVPLEGGGRLVVELSADEASALGDALKKVVG; translated from the coding sequence ATGGCGGCGATGAAGCCGCGGACCGGTGACGGTCCGCTGGAGGTCACCAAGGAAGGACGGGGCATCGTCATGCGGGTCCCTCTGGAGGGTGGCGGCCGACTCGTCGTGGAGCTCTCGGCGGACGAGGCCAGCGCCCTCGGTGACGCGCTGAAGAAGGTCGTCGGCTGA
- the dapE gene encoding succinyl-diaminopimelate desuccinylase, producing the protein MRLDLAEDVGALTARLVDIESVSGAEKALADAIEEALRALPHLTVRRDGDAVVARTDLGRAERVVIAGHIDTVPVAGNLPSRTEDGVLYGCGTSDMKSGVAVQLKLCLLAAPNRDLTFVFYDCEEIEAERSGLLRLTRTHPEWLAGDFAVIMEPTDGLIEGGCQGTLRAEITVKGVRAHSARSWEGVNAVHGIAPVLDRLVRYESRSPLVDGLRFREGLNAVGVRGGVAGNVIPDECVVTVNYRFAPDRTIEEAFAHVCEVFDGFDVRLTDGSPGARPGLTDPVAAAFAAAIGGTPRAKLGWTDVARFSALGMPAVNCGPGNPDIAHTAGENVSLARIAESERRMTEWLTGPL; encoded by the coding sequence ATGCGACTTGACCTTGCCGAGGACGTGGGCGCGCTGACGGCGCGGCTGGTGGACATCGAGTCGGTGAGCGGCGCGGAGAAGGCGCTGGCCGACGCGATCGAGGAGGCCCTCCGCGCCCTGCCCCACCTGACCGTGCGGCGGGACGGCGACGCGGTGGTGGCGCGGACCGATCTCGGCCGGGCCGAGCGCGTGGTGATCGCCGGGCACATCGACACGGTCCCGGTGGCGGGGAACCTGCCGAGCCGGACCGAGGACGGCGTGCTGTACGGCTGCGGCACCTCCGACATGAAGAGCGGGGTGGCGGTGCAGCTCAAGCTCTGCCTGCTGGCCGCGCCCAACCGCGACCTGACCTTCGTCTTCTACGACTGCGAGGAGATCGAGGCCGAGCGCAGCGGGCTGCTGCGGCTCACCCGCACCCACCCCGAGTGGCTCGCCGGCGACTTCGCGGTCATCATGGAGCCGACCGACGGCCTCATCGAGGGCGGCTGCCAGGGGACGCTGCGCGCCGAGATCACGGTGAAGGGCGTCCGGGCGCACAGCGCCCGCTCCTGGGAGGGCGTCAACGCCGTCCACGGGATCGCGCCGGTCCTGGACCGGCTGGTCCGGTACGAGTCGCGCAGCCCGCTCGTGGACGGCCTCCGGTTCCGGGAGGGGCTCAACGCCGTCGGCGTGCGCGGCGGGGTGGCCGGCAACGTCATCCCCGACGAGTGCGTGGTGACCGTCAACTACCGCTTCGCCCCCGACCGGACGATCGAGGAGGCCTTCGCGCACGTGTGCGAGGTGTTCGACGGCTTCGACGTACGGCTCACCGACGGCTCCCCCGGGGCGCGGCCGGGCCTGACCGACCCGGTCGCCGCGGCGTTCGCCGCCGCCATCGGCGGCACGCCCCGGGCCAAGCTCGGCTGGACCGACGTCGCGCGTTTCTCCGCCCTGGGCATGCCCGCCGTCAACTGCGGTCCGGGAAACCCCGACATCGCGCACACGGCGGGGGAGAACGTGAGCCTGGCGCGAATCGCCGAAAGCGAGCGGCGGATGACGGAGTGGCTCACCGGGCCCCTCTAG
- a CDS encoding O-methyltransferase — protein MATPASLEYAEEFVPEDDILRTARRRGIEVGAHPILPGCGAALCFLATVVNARSVVEVGTGCGVSGLWLLRGMRPDGTLTSVDVEPEHQRMARQTFAEAGFSGSRIRLIGGRALDVLPRLADGGYDMVFCDASKQEYIDYLTESVRLLRRGGIVVFGDAFCGDQVAEPTQRDPDTVAIRELGKLVRNDERLRPLMLPLGSGLLAAVKLA, from the coding sequence TGCGGACCGCGCGCCGGCGTGGCATCGAGGTCGGAGCGCACCCGATCCTGCCCGGGTGCGGAGCGGCGCTCTGCTTCCTCGCCACGGTGGTGAACGCCCGCTCGGTGGTGGAGGTCGGCACCGGCTGCGGCGTCTCCGGCCTGTGGCTGCTGCGCGGGATGCGCCCGGACGGCACGCTCACGAGCGTCGACGTGGAGCCGGAGCACCAGCGCATGGCCCGCCAGACGTTCGCCGAGGCGGGCTTCTCCGGCAGCCGGATCCGGCTGATCGGCGGCCGCGCGCTCGACGTGCTCCCCCGCCTCGCCGACGGCGGCTACGACATGGTCTTCTGCGACGCGTCCAAGCAGGAGTACATCGACTACCTCACGGAGTCGGTACGGCTGCTGCGCCGGGGCGGGATCGTGGTGTTCGGCGACGCCTTCTGCGGCGACCAGGTGGCCGAGCCCACCCAGCGGGACCCCGACACGGTCGCGATCCGCGAACTGGGCAAGCTCGTCCGGAACGACGAGCGGCTGCGCCCGCTGATGCTGCCGCTCGGCTCCGGCCTGCTGGCCGCCGTCAAGCTCGCCTGA
- a CDS encoding PaaX family transcriptional regulator C-terminal domain-containing protein yields MNARAALFDLYGDHLRTRGGRASVAALVRLLAPLGIAAPAVRTAISRMVRQGWLDPVRLPQGPGYAVTPKCERRLDDAATRVYRGGDTPWDGRWHVLVLEPVRDRARRERLRSDLAFLGYAPLSETTWIGPRPSPELDALRIPGHWFDAAYEGDARNLLARAWDLDAIGRAYEEWLASAAGLVGSLPEGASDDQVFAVRSELVHGWRNFLFRDPGLPADLLPPGWPGEKARAFFDQEAARLLPAAAAFVDRHLAAS; encoded by the coding sequence GTGAACGCCCGAGCCGCGCTTTTCGATCTTTATGGGGACCACCTCCGCACCCGTGGCGGCCGCGCCTCCGTGGCCGCGCTCGTACGGCTGCTCGCGCCGCTCGGCATCGCGGCGCCGGCCGTGCGGACCGCGATCTCCCGCATGGTCCGGCAGGGCTGGCTGGACCCCGTACGGCTCCCGCAGGGACCGGGGTACGCCGTCACGCCGAAGTGCGAGCGCAGGCTCGACGACGCCGCGACCCGGGTGTACCGCGGGGGCGACACCCCCTGGGACGGACGATGGCACGTGCTGGTGCTCGAACCGGTCAGGGACCGCGCACGGCGCGAGCGCCTGCGCTCCGACCTCGCCTTCCTCGGGTACGCGCCGCTGTCCGAGACGACCTGGATCGGGCCGCGGCCGTCGCCGGAGCTCGACGCGCTGCGGATCCCCGGCCACTGGTTCGACGCGGCCTACGAGGGCGACGCGCGGAACCTGCTCGCCCGCGCGTGGGACCTGGACGCCATCGGCAGGGCGTACGAGGAGTGGCTCGCCAGCGCGGCCGGCCTGGTCGGCTCCCTGCCGGAGGGGGCCTCGGACGACCAGGTCTTCGCGGTGCGCAGCGAACTGGTGCACGGCTGGCGCAACTTCCTGTTCCGCGACCCCGGCCTGCCCGCCGACCTGCTGCCGCCGGGCTGGCCGGGTGAGAAGGCCCGCGCGTTCTTCGACCAGGAGGCCGCCCGGCTGCTGCCCGCCGCCGCCGCGTTCGTGGACCGCCACCTGGCCGCGAGCTGA